Proteins from one Thalassophryne amazonica chromosome 20, fThaAma1.1, whole genome shotgun sequence genomic window:
- the cd164l2 gene encoding LOW QUALITY PROTEIN: CD164 sialomucin-like 2 protein (The sequence of the model RefSeq protein was modified relative to this genomic sequence to represent the inferred CDS: inserted 1 base in 1 codon; deleted 1 base in 1 codon) — translation MQELKVLFTSLGSLQQCPLCTHNCSQAESCDLXVGGLMLNLTGCVWTLCPDNGPSGFPRPGFDMSSFIGGIILVLCLPAGGFFAMRFLKFKEQSNYNPM, via the exons ATGCAGGAGTTGAAAGTCCTCTTCACCTCGCTGGGCTCCTTGCAGCAGTGCCCATTGTGCACTCACA ACTGTTCGCAAGCTGAGTCATGTGACC GTGTTGGAGGACTCATGCTCAACCTGACAGGCTGTGTCTGGACGCTTTGTCCAGAT AATGGACCTTCAGGTTTCCCTAGGCCAGGTTTTGACATGTCCAGTTTCATCGGAGGCATCATACTGGTGCTGTGTCTGCCGGCGGGTGGCTTCTTCGCC ATGCGCTTCCTCAAATTCAAAGAACAGAGCAACTACAACCCCATGTGA